A stretch of the Coprobacillus cateniformis genome encodes the following:
- a CDS encoding PTS sugar transporter subunit IIC gives MNKLSAMLDAKLVPIMSKVSNQRHLSAIRDGLVATIPLTIIGAIFLLIATFPFPQAYVDFMANNPALTNALMIPFTLTIGLLSIYVSFSIGYQLAKTYHISPLIGGIAATLCFLTTIGVTSIEDGSYINKAYLGGEGMFSAIITSVFAVEVMRFCDKHNLRIKMPDSIPQNIGSSFDALIPITISVSVVTIVVHLLGFDINTVIASALTPLLSASADSLLLPIIYVVLTALMWFGGIHPGVLKAIVLPIWTINAVANMDAFVAGTPIPHVGVEPFIFTFLWIGGGGGTLALCLMMCFSKSQSIKSLGRLSIAPSLFNINEPILFGVPFILNPTFFIPLLLGPLVNVFITYFAFTTGIAAGMGNPLAAAWNFPSFLAGFLCTNSWTGVALVVVNFLVYFAIYYPFFKIYEKKSLQEEGRLENEKVSA, from the coding sequence ATGAATAAATTATCTGCAATGTTAGATGCAAAACTTGTACCAATAATGAGTAAAGTTTCTAATCAAAGACATCTTTCCGCTATTCGAGATGGCTTAGTTGCAACAATTCCATTAACAATTATTGGTGCTATTTTCTTATTAATTGCAACTTTTCCATTTCCCCAGGCTTATGTTGATTTTATGGCAAACAATCCAGCACTTACAAATGCTTTAATGATCCCATTTACACTTACAATAGGCTTATTATCCATCTATGTGAGTTTTAGTATTGGTTATCAATTAGCAAAAACATATCATATCTCTCCATTAATTGGAGGAATTGCTGCAACGTTATGCTTTTTAACAACAATAGGAGTGACTTCTATTGAAGATGGATCTTATATTAATAAAGCATATTTAGGTGGCGAGGGAATGTTTAGTGCTATTATCACTTCAGTATTTGCTGTAGAAGTTATGCGTTTTTGTGATAAACATAATTTAAGAATTAAAATGCCAGATTCAATTCCTCAAAATATTGGTAGTAGTTTTGATGCATTAATTCCAATTACTATTTCTGTGAGTGTTGTCACAATTGTTGTTCATTTATTAGGATTTGATATTAACACTGTCATTGCATCTGCATTAACACCTTTGTTGAGTGCATCAGCAGACTCATTGTTATTACCAATTATTTATGTTGTTTTAACTGCCCTCATGTGGTTTGGTGGTATTCATCCAGGAGTATTAAAAGCTATTGTTTTACCAATTTGGACAATCAATGCAGTTGCTAATATGGATGCATTTGTTGCAGGAACTCCTATTCCTCATGTGGGAGTTGAACCCTTTATCTTTACATTTCTTTGGATTGGTGGTGGTGGAGGAACACTTGCCTTATGTCTCATGATGTGTTTTTCCAAGAGTCAATCTATCAAAAGTTTAGGTCGATTAAGTATAGCACCAAGTCTATTTAATATTAATGAACCGATCTTATTTGGTGTTCCATTTATCTTAAATCCAACATTCTTTATTCCTTTACTGTTAGGACCATTAGTTAATGTTTTTATCACATATTTTGCTTTTACAACAGGGATTGCTGCAGGTATGGGTAATCCTCTTGCAGCAGCATGGAATTTCCCATCTTTCTTAGCAGGATTCTTGTGCACAAATTCATGGACAGGAGTTGCGTTAGTAGTTGTCAATTTCTTAGTTTATTTTGCAATTTATTATCCATTCTTTAAAATCTATGAGAAGAAAAGTTTACAGGAAGAAGGGAGATTAGAAAATGAAAAAGTGTCAGCATAA
- a CDS encoding glycoside hydrolase family 1 protein: protein MKKCQHKFPKDFLWGGAVAANQIEGAFDVGGKGLCIADINEFKGDLPPEKRENKEMSLEEVNQLLNKKNGNFPKRYSIDFYHHYKEDIQLLAGLNIKSFRTSFNWARIFPNGDESEPNEEGLKFYDNLIDELLKYGIEPLMTISHYEMPLNIAIQYNGWYNRKTMDMFTKYCEVLFKRYKDKVKYWILVNQINLFHIESFNHLGIPSDRVDNLMEAKYQGLHNELVACARAVKIGKEINPNFQLGVMASYGIPYPETGSSEDNLAALKYSQQEYYVTDMAVNGEIPYYMYRFYEDNDLNIEIIEQDKEDLKNTVDYVSFSYYYTSNINSQSQGRFHNSHIKVTNDWGWGMDPLGLRIALNQYYDRYHLPIIISENGMGFYEKMNEDGTVHDDYRINYIKEHIMQIKEAIHDGVNVIGYYPWGPIDLVSCSSSEMEKRYGFIYVDLDNELKGTGKRSLKDSYYWYQKVIASNGEEL, encoded by the coding sequence ATGAAAAAGTGTCAGCATAAATTTCCAAAGGATTTTTTATGGGGAGGAGCAGTCGCTGCAAACCAAATAGAAGGAGCTTTTGATGTTGGTGGTAAAGGTTTATGTATTGCAGATATTAATGAGTTTAAAGGAGACCTGCCTCCAGAAAAAAGAGAGAATAAAGAAATGTCTCTTGAGGAAGTTAATCAATTATTAAATAAAAAAAATGGAAATTTTCCAAAACGTTATAGCATTGACTTTTATCATCACTACAAAGAAGATATTCAATTATTAGCAGGATTAAATATTAAATCTTTTAGAACATCATTTAACTGGGCAAGAATCTTTCCTAATGGTGATGAATCTGAACCTAATGAAGAAGGTTTGAAATTCTATGATAACCTTATTGATGAACTCTTAAAATATGGTATAGAACCTTTAATGACAATCTCTCATTATGAGATGCCACTCAATATAGCCATTCAATATAATGGCTGGTATAATCGCAAAACAATGGATATGTTTACAAAATATTGTGAAGTTTTATTTAAACGTTATAAAGATAAAGTGAAATATTGGATTTTAGTCAATCAGATTAATCTCTTTCATATAGAATCATTTAATCATTTAGGAATTCCTAGTGACCGTGTAGATAATTTAATGGAAGCTAAATATCAGGGATTGCATAATGAGCTGGTTGCCTGTGCAAGAGCAGTTAAAATTGGTAAAGAGATTAATCCAAATTTCCAATTAGGGGTTATGGCAAGTTATGGAATTCCCTATCCAGAAACAGGAAGTTCAGAAGATAATTTAGCTGCTTTAAAATATAGTCAACAAGAGTATTATGTCACTGATATGGCAGTCAATGGTGAGATTCCTTACTATATGTATCGCTTCTATGAAGATAATGATCTTAACATTGAAATTATAGAGCAAGACAAAGAAGATTTAAAGAATACTGTTGATTATGTCAGTTTTTCATATTACTACACTTCAAATATAAATAGTCAAAGTCAAGGAAGATTCCACAATAGCCATATTAAAGTCACTAATGATTGGGGTTGGGGAATGGATCCATTAGGATTAAGAATTGCTTTAAATCAATATTATGATCGTTATCATCTTCCTATTATTATATCTGAAAATGGTATGGGATTTTATGAAAAAATGAATGAAGATGGAACAGTGCATGATGATTATCGAATCAATTATATCAAAGAACATATTATGCAAATTAAAGAAGCTATTCATGATGGTGTCAATGTTATAGGGTATTATCCTTGGGGACCTATTGATCTTGTCAGCTGTTCATCATCAGAAATGGAAAAACGTTATGGTTTTATCTATGTTGATTTAGATAATGAATTAAAAGGAACAGGTAAAAGATCATTGAAAGATAGCTATTATTGGTATCAAAAAGTTATTGCTAGTAATGGTGAAGAACTATAA
- a CDS encoding M17 family metallopeptidase: MKQSEYKNIKECQKDIIYPIYKDQDICKGLIETLGYDLNNSIDKEFNKITQIHTLGKLPFETITFIGLGFSQDITTTKLRKAFGHVSQGIKKESVFIAKKAVTNNISIEKITELFVESHIIAQYQEHKIGHDIKDIVQVDIMAQDIDVSSHIEKAIAYGEGINYARELADTPSNLMTPEHLVEEAKKVAQQYGMECTILDKKMLKEMKAGGILSVNLGSHIPAYMICLKYTNANTPYSAVIGKGLTFDSGGYNLKGNSYGMKYDMCGGADVLGIMRILGATKAKANVYGIIPTTENLVSDKAYKPQDVITTLSGQTVEIVSTDAEGRLILCDAITYAQQLGATHLIDLATLTGACVSALGNIYTGVFSNSEDYYKMFEKIAKESDEKAWRLPIDPEYFAKLKSASADFKNSVGKPGAGASVAANFLEAFIEEGTEWIHLDIAGTADNNGTAATGAMVRTVVKMFDL; the protein is encoded by the coding sequence ATGAAACAATCAGAATATAAAAATATTAAAGAATGTCAAAAGGATATCATTTATCCAATTTATAAAGATCAAGATATTTGTAAAGGGTTAATAGAAACTCTAGGATATGATTTAAACAATAGTATTGATAAGGAGTTTAATAAAATAACACAGATACATACATTAGGAAAACTTCCTTTTGAAACCATAACATTTATTGGTTTAGGATTTTCTCAAGATATAACAACAACAAAATTGAGAAAAGCTTTTGGGCATGTTTCTCAAGGAATAAAAAAAGAGTCAGTATTTATTGCTAAAAAGGCAGTTACAAACAATATATCAATAGAAAAAATAACAGAATTATTTGTTGAAAGTCATATTATTGCCCAATATCAAGAACATAAAATAGGACATGATATTAAAGATATTGTACAAGTTGATATTATGGCACAAGATATTGATGTTTCAAGTCATATTGAAAAAGCAATTGCTTATGGTGAAGGAATTAATTATGCGAGAGAATTAGCTGATACACCATCAAATTTAATGACACCTGAACATTTAGTAGAAGAGGCTAAAAAAGTTGCACAACAATATGGTATGGAATGTACTATTTTGGATAAGAAAATGTTAAAAGAAATGAAAGCAGGAGGGATTTTATCAGTCAATTTAGGTAGTCATATTCCAGCTTATATGATTTGTTTAAAATATACAAATGCTAATACACCTTATTCAGCAGTTATTGGAAAGGGACTTACTTTTGATTCAGGTGGCTATAATCTTAAAGGAAACAGTTATGGAATGAAATATGATATGTGTGGTGGTGCTGATGTTTTGGGAATCATGAGAATTCTTGGAGCAACAAAAGCCAAAGCGAATGTTTATGGTATTATTCCAACGACTGAAAATTTAGTCAGTGATAAGGCATATAAACCTCAGGATGTCATTACGACTCTTTCAGGTCAAACAGTTGAAATTGTCAGTACAGATGCTGAAGGTCGCTTGATTTTATGCGATGCAATCACTTATGCTCAACAACTAGGAGCAACTCATCTTATTGATTTAGCGACACTTACAGGTGCTTGTGTGAGTGCTTTAGGAAATATTTATACAGGCGTTTTTTCTAATAGTGAAGATTACTATAAAATGTTTGAAAAGATTGCAAAAGAAAGTGATGAAAAGGCTTGGCGTTTACCAATTGATCCTGAATATTTTGCAAAATTAAAATCAGCAAGTGCTGACTTTAAGAATTCTGTTGGGAAACCTGGAGCTGGAGCCAGTGTGGCTGCAAATTTCTTAGAAGCATTTATCGAAGAGGGTACTGAATGGATACATTTAGATATTGCAGGGACAGCTGATAACAATGGAACTGCAGCAACAGGTGCTATGGTAAGAACTGTTGTAAAGATGTTTGATTTATAA
- a CDS encoding HD-GYP domain-containing protein, with protein MSEFQVIPNPIFHDTNKTVEELFSNNSLQFAYYEVNPDRMMGFTAETEDVTIIIYVISGSVYITTPDGKIKVSSHTSIVLDNIQHTYMLVANEVSQLLVFTNTEKVQHIDAANVFRKIINEIEQKDIYTIGHSHRVRKYSSAIALALDPAYDIIPLATAAGLHDVGKIKVPKEILQKPGKLTQEEYQIIKKHPIDTYELLKEYFEEDIAKMASLHHERLDGSGYPYGLKGEEISLDVRIIAVADAFDAMTSHRNYHKDMTYLEAVNELENLPEQYDKKITAILKQLVNDGSLFNI; from the coding sequence ATGTCCGAATTTCAAGTGATACCCAACCCAATTTTTCATGATACAAATAAAACTGTAGAAGAATTATTTAGTAATAATTCTCTACAGTTTGCTTATTATGAAGTGAATCCAGATAGAATGATGGGTTTCACAGCCGAAACTGAAGATGTTACTATAATCATCTATGTGATTTCAGGAAGTGTTTATATAACAACACCTGATGGCAAAATAAAAGTTTCCTCTCATACAAGCATAGTTCTAGATAATATTCAGCATACATATATGTTAGTCGCAAATGAAGTATCTCAATTACTCGTTTTTACAAACACAGAAAAAGTACAGCATATTGATGCTGCCAATGTATTCCGAAAAATCATTAATGAAATTGAGCAAAAAGATATTTATACAATCGGACATAGTCATAGAGTACGTAAATACTCAAGTGCTATTGCCTTAGCATTAGATCCAGCTTATGATATTATTCCTCTAGCAACAGCCGCAGGACTTCATGATGTTGGAAAAATTAAAGTTCCCAAAGAAATCCTACAAAAACCAGGAAAATTAACCCAAGAAGAATATCAGATTATTAAAAAACATCCCATAGATACATATGAATTATTAAAAGAATATTTTGAAGAAGATATTGCAAAAATGGCTTCATTACATCATGAACGATTAGACGGAAGTGGGTATCCATATGGGCTAAAGGGAGAAGAAATTTCATTAGATGTAAGAATTATAGCAGTTGCAGATGCTTTTGATGCCATGACAAGTCATCGAAATTATCACAAAGATATGACATACTTAGAGGCAGTTAATGAATTAGAAAATCTGCCTGAACAATATGATAAAAAAATAACAGCTATTCTTAAACAATTAGTCAATGATGGAAGTTTATTTAATATTTAA
- a CDS encoding alpha/beta hydrolase, which translates to MKKKTLATAALLSGIAVGFTSIMAIDIACKKRPKDAKKPIDEKDSQWLNQQNFEDLQITSHDGLKLRAKLLKAETETDKVLIAVHGYRNYNLREFAYYVKFYHELGFHVLLPNNRAHGDSEGTYIGFGWLDRLDCIQWIKEIKEYFHKNLQIVLHGISMGSATVLMASGEKLPDDVKCIISDCGFTSVLDELAHNLKQSHIPPAIILPTATLLSKKRIGYSFKEASTIEQVKKSKTPTLFIHGDQDDFVPTYMVYDLYNACAADKDLLIVEGAKHAQSYLVNQELCEKTIIEFMSQYVHL; encoded by the coding sequence ATGAAAAAGAAAACTCTTGCAACTGCAGCATTATTATCAGGAATTGCTGTTGGTTTTACAAGTATTATGGCAATTGATATTGCATGTAAGAAAAGACCCAAAGATGCTAAGAAACCAATTGATGAAAAAGACTCTCAATGGTTAAATCAACAAAATTTTGAAGATTTACAAATAACATCTCATGATGGGTTGAAATTACGTGCTAAACTATTGAAGGCTGAAACAGAAACTGATAAAGTTCTTATTGCAGTACATGGTTATCGTAATTATAATTTAAGAGAATTTGCTTATTATGTGAAGTTCTATCATGAATTAGGCTTCCATGTTTTATTGCCAAATAATAGAGCACATGGTGATAGTGAGGGAACATATATTGGTTTTGGTTGGTTAGATAGATTAGACTGCATTCAATGGATCAAAGAAATAAAAGAATATTTTCATAAAAATTTGCAAATTGTTTTACATGGTATTTCTATGGGAAGTGCGACTGTTTTAATGGCAAGTGGAGAAAAATTACCTGATGATGTCAAATGTATTATTTCTGATTGTGGTTTTACAAGTGTTCTTGACGAATTGGCACATAACCTCAAACAATCTCATATCCCACCTGCAATTATTTTACCTACTGCAACTTTATTAAGTAAAAAACGCATAGGATATAGTTTTAAAGAAGCATCTACGATTGAACAAGTTAAGAAATCTAAGACACCAACTTTATTCATTCATGGTGATCAAGACGATTTTGTTCCAACCTATATGGTATATGATTTGTACAATGCTTGTGCTGCTGACAAAGATCTATTAATCGTTGAAGGCGCAAAACATGCACAAAGTTATCTTGTTAATCAAGAACTATGTGAAAAAACAATTATTGAATTTATGAGTCAATATGTTCATCTTTAA
- a CDS encoding L-threonylcarbamoyladenylate synthase, which translates to MTKVVSVDEIEEVCNIIECNGVVAFPTETVYGVGVKFGSKIALDKLMEAKNRDYSKAITLMVADEKDIEKYAFVSDDAKKIVQAFMPGMITLVFKKKDTVDPIMTNGKETIGIRIPDDQYVLTLLKKAGPMLVTSANLSNHPNTTSTKEVLNQLDGRIDLVVDGQTTDNVASTVVDVSRNEMKILREGKITKEDIQEVLK; encoded by the coding sequence ATGACAAAGGTTGTATCAGTTGATGAAATTGAAGAAGTTTGTAATATTATTGAATGTAATGGTGTGGTTGCATTTCCAACAGAAACAGTCTATGGAGTTGGTGTGAAGTTTGGCTCAAAAATAGCCTTAGATAAGTTAATGGAGGCTAAGAATAGAGATTATTCTAAAGCTATTACATTGATGGTAGCGGATGAAAAAGATATTGAAAAATATGCTTTTGTGAGTGATGATGCAAAAAAAATTGTTCAGGCCTTTATGCCTGGGATGATTACACTTGTTTTTAAGAAAAAAGACACTGTTGATCCAATTATGACGAATGGAAAAGAAACAATTGGAATTCGTATACCAGATGATCAATATGTATTAACTTTGCTGAAAAAAGCTGGACCTATGCTAGTCACGAGTGCAAACTTATCAAATCACCCCAATACTACATCAACAAAGGAAGTTTTGAATCAATTGGATGGTCGGATTGATCTGGTAGTAGATGGACAAACAACTGATAATGTTGCAAGTACTGTTGTAGATGTAAGTAGAAATGAAATGAAAATATTACGTGAGGGTAAAATAACAAAAGAGGATATACAGGAGGTATTGAAATGA
- the rpiB gene encoding ribose 5-phosphate isomerase B has translation MKIAVACDHGGLRLKNVLIEEMKKQGYEVVDFGTYNEESCDYPDYASKAAKAVALGECEKGVVVCGTGIGVSITCNKVNGIRCALVHDVFSAKATRAHNDSNMIAMGQRVIGEGLALEILNAWLSTDYEGGRHDARIQKVMALEEE, from the coding sequence ATGAAAATAGCAGTTGCATGTGATCATGGAGGATTACGATTAAAAAATGTTCTTATTGAAGAGATGAAGAAACAAGGATACGAAGTTGTTGATTTTGGAACTTATAATGAGGAGAGTTGTGATTATCCTGATTATGCTTCAAAAGCAGCAAAAGCAGTAGCATTGGGGGAATGTGAAAAGGGTGTTGTTGTATGTGGAACAGGAATTGGTGTTTCTATTACATGCAATAAGGTCAATGGAATTCGTTGTGCATTGGTACATGATGTATTTAGTGCTAAAGCGACAAGAGCTCATAATGATTCTAACATGATTGCAATGGGACAAAGAGTTATTGGTGAAGGATTAGCTTTGGAAATTTTAAATGCATGGTTAAGTACTGATTATGAAGGTGGTAGACATGATGCAAGAATTCAAAAAGTTATGGCTTTAGAGGAGGAATAA
- the glyA gene encoding serine hydroxymethyltransferase, which yields MRDTEVFESVERELNRQRNNIELIASENFVSEQILELAGTVLTNKYAEGYPGKRYYGGCQFVDEVEDLARNRLKELFGCEHANVQPHSGAQANTAVYLAVLKHGDKVLGMSLADGGHLTHGHPLNYSGINYEFHSYGVTKETETIDYDDFKRKVEDIKPKLVVAGASAYSRTIDFEFMARVAHDNGALFMVDMAHIAGLVAAGLHPSPFPHADIVTTTTHKTLRGPRGGVIMCKEEFAADIDRAVFPGMQGGPLMHIIAAKAACFYEALQPEFKDYATQVIKNAKAFEESLKEEGFRLVAGGTDNHLLLIDVKASCGISGKKAERLLDEIHITANKNAIPFDSEKPFKASGIRVGTPAMTTKGFNEEDFKEVGKIIAYRLKNEETDEIKEECIKRVKALTDKVTMYHDFTYIK from the coding sequence ATGAGAGATACTGAAGTCTTTGAAAGTGTTGAAAGAGAATTAAATAGACAAAGAAATAATATTGAATTAATTGCTTCTGAAAACTTTGTTTCTGAACAAATTTTAGAATTAGCTGGAACTGTTTTAACAAATAAATATGCTGAAGGATATCCTGGAAAGAGATATTATGGTGGATGTCAATTTGTAGATGAAGTAGAAGATTTAGCAAGAAACCGTTTAAAAGAATTATTTGGATGTGAGCATGCAAATGTGCAGCCTCATTCAGGAGCACAAGCCAATACAGCAGTTTATTTAGCTGTTTTAAAACATGGTGATAAAGTTCTAGGAATGTCACTTGCTGATGGAGGACATTTAACTCATGGACATCCATTAAATTATTCAGGAATTAATTATGAATTTCATAGTTATGGAGTCACAAAAGAAACTGAAACAATTGATTATGATGATTTTAAAAGAAAAGTTGAAGACATCAAGCCAAAGTTAGTTGTTGCTGGGGCGAGTGCTTATTCAAGAACAATTGATTTTGAATTTATGGCTCGTGTAGCTCACGATAATGGAGCGTTGTTTATGGTTGATATGGCTCATATTGCTGGTTTGGTTGCTGCTGGATTACATCCATCACCATTCCCACATGCTGATATTGTCACAACAACCACTCATAAAACATTAAGAGGACCTCGTGGTGGTGTCATTATGTGCAAAGAAGAGTTTGCTGCCGATATCGATCGAGCTGTTTTTCCTGGTATGCAAGGGGGCCCATTAATGCATATTATTGCGGCTAAAGCTGCATGTTTCTATGAAGCATTACAACCTGAATTTAAGGATTATGCAACTCAAGTTATTAAAAATGCAAAGGCTTTTGAAGAATCTTTAAAAGAAGAGGGATTTAGATTGGTTGCAGGTGGAACTGATAATCATTTGTTATTAATTGATGTGAAAGCAAGTTGTGGAATAAGTGGTAAAAAAGCTGAAAGATTACTTGATGAAATTCATATTACAGCAAATAAGAATGCTATACCTTTTGACAGCGAAAAACCATTTAAGGCAAGTGGTATTCGTGTTGGAACACCAGCTATGACAACAAAAGGTTTTAATGAAGAAGATTTCAAAGAAGTTGGAAAAATTATAGCATATCGTTTAAAGAATGAAGAAACTGACGAAATTAAAGAAGAGTGTATAAAAAGAGTGAAAGCATTAACTGATAAAGTGACTATGTATCATGATTTCACTTATATCAAATAG
- the upp gene encoding uracil phosphoribosyltransferase has protein sequence MATTILNHPLIDHKLTIMRNKDTGTKEFRQNLDEIAMLMAYEVTKGLPTKNIEVVTPICQMTGKELVRPIILVPILRAGLGLVDGFKTIIPTAKVGHIGMARNEATLEPEEYYAKFPSCLDAADVIVVDPMLATGGSASAAIVNIKKRGAKYIKLACLVAAPEGIAVIERDHPDVDLVVAALDEKLNEKGYIVPGLGDAGDRLFGTDE, from the coding sequence ATGGCAACAACAATATTAAATCATCCATTAATTGATCATAAATTGACAATTATGAGAAATAAAGATACAGGAACAAAAGAATTTAGACAAAATTTAGATGAAATAGCCATGTTGATGGCTTATGAGGTGACAAAAGGATTACCAACAAAAAATATCGAAGTTGTGACTCCAATATGCCAAATGACAGGAAAAGAACTCGTAAGACCAATTATTCTTGTTCCTATTTTAAGAGCTGGTCTTGGCTTAGTTGATGGTTTCAAAACAATTATACCGACTGCAAAAGTAGGTCATATTGGAATGGCTAGAAATGAAGCAACTTTAGAACCAGAAGAATATTATGCTAAATTTCCATCATGCTTAGATGCTGCTGATGTTATTGTCGTTGATCCCATGTTAGCAACTGGTGGAAGTGCATCTGCTGCTATTGTCAATATTAAAAAACGAGGGGCAAAGTATATTAAACTGGCATGTCTGGTTGCTGCACCAGAAGGTATTGCAGTTATCGAACGCGATCATCCTGATGTTGATTTAGTTGTTGCGGCTTTAGATGAAAAATTAAATGAAAAAGGTTATATTGTTCCAGGTTTAGGGGATGCTGGTGATCGTCTTTTTGGAACAGATGAATAA
- a CDS encoding AtpZ/AtpI family protein: MIVFLEQMNKKMMLKDLVYALELGLRVIGTFIICSFVGVKLDQYFHSQPIILLICLLLAFVYVIRLLLGVGKHE, translated from the coding sequence GTGATCGTCTTTTTGGAACAGATGAATAAAAAAATGATGTTAAAAGACTTAGTCTATGCATTAGAATTAGGTTTAAGAGTTATAGGAACGTTCATTATATGTTCATTCGTAGGTGTTAAACTTGATCAGTATTTTCATAGTCAGCCAATTATATTATTAATATGTCTATTATTGGCTTTTGTCTATGTTATAAGATTATTGTTAGGAGTGGGTAAACATGAATGA
- a CDS encoding ATP synthase subunit I — protein sequence MNEKTVLKSSIYVFLVGCLGLGLLSLFIQNISYILGFILGYIINIIVFLMIMKMSEGILKFSMSTAIIAVMFLAKLALYALGFYISVKSPWFHLLGVFLGYMVTKVTIYVEGFIHKGGEVDA from the coding sequence ATGAATGAGAAAACTGTATTAAAAAGTTCTATTTATGTCTTTCTTGTTGGATGTTTAGGGCTCGGATTACTAAGTTTATTTATTCAAAATATATCTTATATATTAGGGTTTATTTTGGGGTATATTATAAATATCATTGTCTTTTTAATGATTATGAAAATGTCTGAAGGAATATTAAAGTTTTCAATGTCTACTGCAATTATTGCAGTTATGTTTCTGGCAAAGTTAGCTTTATATGCATTAGGGTTTTATATATCTGTAAAATCACCATGGTTTCATTTACTCGGTGTATTTTTAGGATATATGGTTACCAAGGTAACAATATATGTAGAAGGATTTATTCATAAAGGAGGTGAAGTTGATGCTTAG
- a CDS encoding F0F1 ATP synthase subunit A: MLSATILSTVHIQLQVELVFSLIIMSALILFFVFAGKKVMAADPLEKPKGIVLVCETGIEMVYNYMKSIMPSRFEKRYYPYFAMLFVYLIVANLSGLIGFDAPTSNFSITLAMTLITFTLIQYNALKKKGGLTYVKELIWPPTNILGAVSPLISLSMRLFGNILSGTILMGLVYQFTGWLSSFILPVNILGPILAPVLHAYFDVFAGCIQTLVFVTLSSILISIEAE; this comes from the coding sequence ATGCTTAGTGCGACAATACTTTCTACAGTACATATTCAATTACAAGTTGAACTGGTATTCTCTTTAATTATAATGTCAGCGTTAATTCTATTCTTTGTATTTGCTGGGAAAAAGGTTATGGCAGCTGATCCGTTAGAGAAGCCAAAAGGTATTGTGTTAGTATGTGAAACAGGTATAGAGATGGTTTATAACTATATGAAATCAATCATGCCATCACGATTTGAGAAACGTTATTATCCTTATTTTGCGATGTTGTTTGTTTATTTAATTGTCGCTAATTTAAGTGGTTTGATTGGTTTTGATGCACCAACATCAAATTTTTCGATTACTTTGGCAATGACATTAATTACATTTACATTAATTCAGTATAATGCGTTAAAGAAAAAAGGTGGATTAACATATGTTAAAGAATTAATATGGCCACCTACCAATATACTTGGAGCAGTATCACCATTAATATCGTTATCAATGCGTTTGTTTGGTAATATATTGAGTGGAACAATTTTAATGGGACTGGTTTATCAATTTACTGGCTGGTTATCAAGTTTTATCTTACCAGTCAATATTTTGGGTCCTATTTTAGCACCTGTATTACATGCTTATTTTGATGTTTTTGCAGGATGTATTCAAACATTGGTATTTGTGACTTTATCTAGTATTCTGATATCAATAGAAGCAGAATAA
- the atpE gene encoding ATP synthase F0 subunit C has protein sequence MTDYGLIAIAAGIAVCAGLGTGIGEGIAASKAVEAVGRNPEAEGKIRTMMILGIALSETVAIYGLLISFLLMFVFPSFIG, from the coding sequence ATGACAGATTATGGTTTAATTGCAATTGCAGCAGGTATCGCTGTATGTGCAGGTTTAGGAACAGGAATTGGTGAAGGGATTGCAGCGAGTAAAGCAGTTGAGGCTGTAGGTAGAAATCCAGAAGCTGAAGGAAAAATTCGTACAATGATGATTTTAGGTATTGCTTTATCTGAAACAGTTGCTATTTATGGTTTATTAATTTCTTTCTTATTAATGTTCGTTTTCCCAAGCTTTATTGGATAA